One Glycine max cultivar Williams 82 chromosome 4, Glycine_max_v4.0, whole genome shotgun sequence DNA segment encodes these proteins:
- the LOC100306674 gene encoding protein DSS1 HOMOLOG ON CHROMOSOME V — MATEPKAATEDVKIDLFEDDDEFEEFEINEEWDDKEEGKEVTQQWEDDWDDDDVSDDFSLQLRRELESNTEKN; from the exons ATGGCCACCGAACCAAAAGCAGCCACTGAGGACGTCAAGATTGATCTCTTCGAAGACGATGACGAATTTGAAGAGTTTGAAATCAACGAAG AGTGGGATGACAAGGAGGAAGGGAAAGAAGTGACTCAACAGTGGGAGGATGATTGGGATGACGATGATGTTAGTGATGATTTCTCTCTTCAGTTGAGAAGGGAGTTGGAGAGCAACACCGAGAAGAACTAA